The window CTCCGGAGGCTTCGGCGGCATACGGCTCGGTTCTTTTCCTTGAGGAGAAGATATCCGGCGGGGAATTTATCCGTTCGCTCCACCGCATGTGCTCCCATATGCTTCTGGTGGTCATGGCTCTGCATCTGCTCAGGACGGTCTTCTGCGGAGTTTATGCCGCAAGAGCGAGTAACTGGAAACTGGGCTATATCCTTTTCGGGCTGATAGTTTTTGAAGCTTACACAGGATACCTGATGCCGATGGATCAGCTCTCTTTCTGGGCGACCAGAACGGGAATGGAGCTGATGAATACACTGCCGGGAGGAGCTCTGCTCAAAACTCTGCTGATGCCCGACGATGTGGGCGGAAGGCTCACCCTTCTGCGTTTCTATGCACTTCATATCGTTTTCATACCCGTGCTGACGCTTATTCTGCTGTCGGCACATCTTTATAATATACGGCGGGACGGCGGACTTCTGCCCATGGCGGAACCTGAGAAGGTGAAGGACAGGGACAGGCTGGTGCGGTTCAGCCTGCTTATATCCGCAGTTACTGTTGCGGCGGCTGTTGTTCTGTCGCTTATATTCAAAAGCCCTCTGGAGCTTCCTGCCGA of the Seleniivibrio woodruffii genome contains:
- a CDS encoding cytochrome b N-terminal domain-containing protein; amino-acid sequence: MISRFFTHLFPVTFNRDTLSFRKTGYLGIISAALFILLMLTGVLLMFYYSPEASAAYGSVLFLEEKISGGEFIRSLHRMCSHMLLVVMALHLLRTVFCGVYAARASNWKLGYILFGLIVFEAYTGYLMPMDQLSFWATRTGMELMNTLPGGALLKTLLMPDDVGGRLTLLRFYALHIVFIPVLTLILLSAHLYNIRRDGGLLPMAEPEKVKDRDRLVRFSLLISAVTVAAAVVLSLIFKSPLELPADPASPPNPAKSAWFLLWIQEVVSWRASLFNAAAVLFVLCYFLPDYGRRFVYERAVWFPHEGRRVWIFMLALTVLIVVLTVIAMFFRGANWELVPFCF